DNA from Fibrobacter sp. UWP2:
ACAATATTCGCATAAATACCTATTCGTGTGTTTTCCAATAGTTTTTATTCAGAGCGAATCGAATTCTAGTCTTTTTTGACAATTTCTCGTATCGGGCGCCCAGCTTGTTCGCCAAAAGCTTTGTCGCGCATTCAACAACATAATAGCCGGCAGCGATAAAGCGGCCCCGCTTCGCCAAGCGCAAAAGGATCCACTTCACCATCTTCATGCCTTCAGATGCGGCGGACACGCCGGCGAACAGGTCGTCGTTCATCTTCATGAACGCGGCGACATCGAAATTTCGAGTAAACTGCTGCTTTAGGGAATAATTGTGGGAATGATAAACTCCGGCGGTTCCCACATAGGCAATCTTGTAACCGGCAAAGATAAACTGGGCGGCAATTTTCATGTCCTCGTTCACCAGGATATCCTTGTCAAAGCCTCCGATATCATTGTAGGCCGTCCTCCGATAAGCGGAGCAGCAATCCGACGAGAAGAATGTCTTGACGCCCAGACGCGGCAAGTCTTCCTTACTACGGACAAACACATGCTCCGGGTAATTGAATTCACGATTCAACTTTTCCGTCACGGGGGCGTCGTCCCTTGCAATCTGCCTTCCGCTCGACATCGCGATCTTTTCGTCGTCCGCAAAAGGCGCAATCAAGTTCGCAGCGTAGTTTTCATCGACGGGCAAGGCGTCCTGCGTCAAGCAGAGAATGATATCGCCCGTCGTTTTTTGAATAGCTGTGTCGCGAGTGCCGCCATGGTTAAAATTCCTGCGTTCGACATTAAGAACGGTAACGCCAGCAAAAGACTTGGCGATTTCGACGGTCTTGTCTGTAGATTCCGAATCTATGACGACAATCTCATTGAACCTTACCGTCTGGGACAAAAGCCTTTCAAGGAGAGCCCCGATGAAGCGTTCCGCATTTAACGTAGGAATGACGACACTCGCACTCATTCGAGGACCTTTCCGTCGCAATCCCTGAACCAGTCCGCGAAGGCTTCTTCCAGAGAGAACTTCAACGGGTACTTTTCCGACAGGGCCTTGCCACAGATGTTGGTGCTGACCATAAGCTTTTTAACGCGATCGGGACATATTCCCAAACCGAGCCCGCCGAGCATTCCACCAACGCGTGCAGCAAACATCATGGGCTTTTTGGGGATATAGGGAACGCAGCGATTCATTTTCGTCGCCTTGAGCATCGCCTTGACAATGGTTTCAATCGTAGGGGCCGGATAAGAACAGCAATTGTACAACTGGAACCTATCGGAATCGTTGGCCATCAGCCACATCACGCGGACCAAGTCCTTCACGTAGATATTCGCCTTGACCGTATCCTTGCGGCCGGCATAGGCAAAGCGGCGCTTTTTCAACCCCGCATACAGACGAGTCATGTTGCCGTGTTCGCCCGTACCAAAAACAATTCCAGGACGCGCAATGGACAGTTTCCGATTCGGGTCGCCCGCAAGCCATGTCTGGTGTATTTTTTCAGCCACCAGCTTGGAAATGCCATACGGGGTATTTGGAGTCGGCAGAGTTTCCTCGGTCTTGACGTCTTCGGACGCCCCGTATGGGGCGATGCTACTGGTAAAAACAATGTTGTTGATACCATGCGCCTCGGCAAACGCACAAACGTTTTCCGCACCACGGATATTCGTTTCGAAGTAAGCCCTATCAGGATGTCCCGGAGTACGATGGACCGCAGCAAAATTGAAAATGATAGTATCCGAGCCGAAGTCACCTTCAATGTCTATCGGATTACGCACATCCACCTTGCATTCAAATGGGCTCGACCCATCTGCCAAGATATCGGCCACATAAACCTTCAATTCCGGAGCGTTTTCCTTCAGAAAAGAAACCAAATGCGAGCCAATAAAGCCCTTGCCACCAAAGATCACGACGTTCTTACAAGCGACCATAATACCTGCTTCTTACTCCGCCTTACCCTTACCGATGCTGGAAACTTCAAACCCGATCTTACGGAGAGCGTCGGCATCGAGGATATTGCGGCCATCGAACACGAAGGCAGGCTTCGCCATGCCCTTGTAAATGCGGTTCCA
Protein-coding regions in this window:
- a CDS encoding glycosyltransferase family 2 protein; protein product: MSASVVIPTLNAERFIGALLERLLSQTVRFNEIVVIDSESTDKTVEIAKSFAGVTVLNVERRNFNHGGTRDTAIQKTTGDIILCLTQDALPVDENYAANLIAPFADDEKIAMSSGRQIARDDAPVTEKLNREFNYPEHVFVRSKEDLPRLGVKTFFSSDCCSAYRRTAYNDIGGFDKDILVNEDMKIAAQFIFAGYKIAYVGTAGVYHSHNYSLKQQFTRNFDVAAFMKMNDDLFAGVSAASEGMKMVKWILLRLAKRGRFIAAGYYVVECATKLLANKLGARYEKLSKKTRIRFALNKNYWKTHE
- a CDS encoding NAD(P)-dependent oxidoreductase, which encodes MVACKNVVIFGGKGFIGSHLVSFLKENAPELKVYVADILADGSSPFECKVDVRNPIDIEGDFGSDTIIFNFAAVHRTPGHPDRAYFETNIRGAENVCAFAEAHGINNIVFTSSIAPYGASEDVKTEETLPTPNTPYGISKLVAEKIHQTWLAGDPNRKLSIARPGIVFGTGEHGNMTRLYAGLKKRRFAYAGRKDTVKANIYVKDLVRVMWLMANDSDRFQLYNCCSYPAPTIETIVKAMLKATKMNRCVPYIPKKPMMFAARVGGMLGGLGLGICPDRVKKLMVSTNICGKALSEKYPLKFSLEEAFADWFRDCDGKVLE